One part of the Solanum dulcamara chromosome 3, daSolDulc1.2, whole genome shotgun sequence genome encodes these proteins:
- the LOC129881882 gene encoding myosin-6-like: protein MTKLSYLHEPGVLQNLRSRYDMNEIYTYTGSILIAVNPFKRLPHLYAKSVMEQYKGIALGELPPHPFAIADAAYRQMIHEGISQSILVSGESGAGKTESTKMLMQYLAYMGGRAAAEGRSVEQQVLESNPVLEAFGNAKTVRNNNSSRFGKFVELQFDKRGRISGAAIKTYLLERSRVCQVSDPERNYHCFYLLCAAPLQDVEKYKVGNPRSFHYLNQSNFFELAGVDESEEYLATRRAMDVVGISHDEQDAIFRVVAAILHLGNIEFAKGTETDASEPKDDKSRFHLNIAAELFMCDEKSLEDSMCKRVMFTRDETITKSLDPEAAALSRDALAKIVYSRLFDWIVNKINNSIGQDPDSTLSIGVLDIYGFESFKTNSFEQFCINLTNEKLQQHFNQHVFKMEQEEYTKEEIDWSYIEFIDNQDILDLIEKKPGGIIALLDEACMFPRSTHETFAEKLYQTFKDHKRFSKPKLSRTDFTVCHYAGDVTYQTEFFLDKNKDYVVPEHQATLIASRCHFVSGLFPPLPEDSSKQTKFSSIGARFKQQLQSLLETLNATEPHYVRCVKPNNLLKPEIFENQNVLQQLRCGGVLEAIRISCAGFPTRKPFDEFLSRFKVLAPEVLSGRIDEVAACGRLLEKSGLKGYQVGKTKVFLRAGQMAELDTRRNEVLGRSAIIIQGKVRSYFARKKFVLLRVSAIQVQAVCRGQIERALYECMRREAACLRIQKDARKYIARRSYGLLCVSAVSIQAGLRGMASRNELQFRKQKTAAIFIQSDWRRYLKHRHYRRMKKAAVVLQCAWRAKMAHKELRKLKMAAKETGALQDAKSKLEKEVEELTQRLEVEKRMRDNLEKAKTQETMKLQSALEEMRLQLQETKELLKKEREAATKIVEQESVIQEVQVIDQVQVNKLTAETEQLKVLVNSLEKKIDETEKKYEETSKISEERLKQALDAEAKIIELKLTMQRLEEKLSDIEDQQILRQQALHLPTGRTSSRFTPSENGHHEPLAAVPSRRFGTDSMRRSNAGAQGKWFGTDVDILIKCVGQDLGFSEGKPVAAFTIYKCLLHWNSFEAEKTNVFDRLIHMIGSAIEDETNNNHMAYWLSNSATLLFLLQHTLKTTDSAPSKPPQPTSFFGRMAQSFRSSSVNLAIGGLDTVRKVEAKQPALLFKLQLSAYVEKIYGIVRDNWKKDLSSLLTSCIQASQVSKGGSLQSPRKSVDGPSSPTPWDGVIESLNGLVSTLKENYVHPVFVQRILNQIFSYINVQLFNSLLLQRECCTFSNGEYVKAGLQEIELWCGNIKEEYVGSSLDELKHARQAVGFLVINQKSRLTSEDLTTDLCPILSSQQLYRICTLYWDEDFNTQGVSQEVISSFKDQENQDANDSNANDADNNFTLDDNSSIPISVEEINSSLKDVDFTGVKPANELLENAAFQFLRE from the exons ATGACAAAACTTTCTTATCTGCATGAACCAGGAGTATTGCAGAATTTGCGGAGTCGATATGACATGAATGAAATTTAT ACTTACACTGGGAGTATCTTGATTGCCGTGAACCCCTTCAAGCGGTTACCCCATTTATATGCTAAAAGTGTGATGGAACAGTACAAAGGAATTGCACTTGGGGAGCTGCCCCCTCATCCTTTTGCTATTGCTGATGCTGCTTACAG GCAGATGATTCATGAGGGGATAAGCCAGTCAATTTTGGTAAGTGGAGAGAGTGGAGCGGGCAAGACAGAAAGCACAAAAATGCTTATGCAATATCTTGCATATATGGGAGGACGAGCTGCAGCTGAGGGAAGGAGTGTGGAGCAGCAAGTCCTTGAG TCAAATCCAGTTTTGGAAGCCTTTGGTAATGCTAAGACAGTCAGAAACAACAACTCAAG TCGTTTCGGTAAGTTTGTAGAGCTCCAGTTTGATAAAAGAGGGAGGATATCTGGTGCCGCCATCAAAACATATCTGCTGGAACGATCCCGTGTTTGTCAAGTTTCTGATCCTGAGAGAAATTACCACTGCTTCTATTTGCTTTGTGCTGCACCACTGCAG GATgttgaaaaatataaagtagGGAATCCAAGGTCATTTCATTATCTGAACCAATCAAATTTTTTTGAACTAGCTGGAGTGGATGAGTCAGAGGAATACCTGGCAACGAGGAGGGCCATGGATGTTGTTGGGATAAGTCACGATGAACAG GATGCTATTTTTAGAGTAGTGGCTGCAATACTTCACTTGGGAAACATTGAATTTGCAAAAGGAACAGAAACTGATGCTTCAGAACCTAAGGATGATAAGTCTCGGTTCCATCTAAACATTGCAGCTGAACTATTCAT GTGTGATGAGAAGTCCCTTGAGGACTCCATGTGCAAACGTGTCATGTTTACTCGTGATGAGACCATTACAAAGTCCCTTGATCCAGAAGCTGCAGCTCTCAGTAGAGATGCTTTAGCCAAGATAGTTTACTCAAGATTGTTTGATTG GATAGTGAACAAGATCAATAACTCTATTGGCCAAGATCCCGATTCAACTCTCTCAATTGGTGTTCTAGATATTTATGGATTTGAGAGTTTCAAGACAAACAG TTTTGAGCAATTCTGCATTAATTTGACCAACGAAAAATTGCAGCAACATTTCAACCAG CATGTTTTCAAGATGGAGCAAGAAGAGTATACCAAGGAGGAAATTGACTGGAGTTACATAGAGTTCATTGATAACCAAGATATTCTTGATCTTATAGAAAAG AAACCTGGGGGGATCATTGCTCTTCTTGATGAGGCTTG TATGTTCCCAAGATCAACACATGAGACCTTCGCTGAAAAGCTATATCAGACATTTAAAGATCATAAGCGGTTCAGCAAGCCAAAGTTGTCTCGGACTGATTTTACTGTTTGCCACTACGCTGGTGAT GTCACGTACCAAACTGAGTTCTTCTTGGATAAGAACAAGGATTATGTAGTTCCAGAGCACCAAGCAACACTTATTGCTTCAAGGTGCCACTTCGTTTCTGGCTTGTTTCCACCTTTACCTGAAGATTCTTCTAAACAGACCAAGTTCTCCTCTATTGGTGCTCGATTTAAA CAACAATTGCAATCATTGCTTGAGACACTTAATGCCACAGAGCCTCATTACGTTCGTTGCGTGAAGCCAAATAATCTTTTGAAGCCAGAAATTTTTGAGAATCAAAATGTACTCCAGCAGCTTCGTTGTGGG GGAGTTCTGGAGGCTATTCGGATCAGTTGTGCCGGCTTTCCTACTCGAAAACCATTTGATGAATTCTTAAGTCGGTTTAAGGTCCTTGCTCCTGAAGTTCTAAGCGGAAG aattgatgaggtTGCTGCTTGCGGAAGACTTTTAGAGAAATCTGGCCTCAAAGGTTATCAG GTTGGTAAAACAAAAGTGTTTCTAAGAGCTGGTCAAATGGCAGAACTAGACACTCGCCGAAATGAGGTCCTTGGCAGGTCTGCTATCATAATCCAGGGAAAAGTTCGCTCATACTTTGCTCGAAAAAAGTTTGTGTTGTTACGAGTTTCGGCAATCCAAGTCCAAGCTGTTTGTAGGG GCCAGATTGAACGGGCTCTCTATGAGTGCATGAGGAGGGAAGCTGCCTGTCTGAGGATCCAAAAAGATGCACGCAAGTACATTGCAAGGAGATCTTATGGATTGCTGTGTGTCTCAGCTGTTTCCATTCAAGCAGGACTGCGTGGCATGGCTTCTCGAAATGAGCTTCAATTCAGAAAGCAAAAAACTGCAGCTATCTTTATCCAG AGTGATTGGCGGAGATACTTGAAACACCGGCATTATAGGAGGATGAAGAAAGCAGCAGTTGTGTTGCAATGTGCCTGGAGAGCTAAAATGGCCCATAAAGAACTGCGGAAGCTTAAGATG GCAGCGAAAGAAACTGGAGCTCTCCAAGACGCCAAAAGCAAGCTGGAAAAGGAAGTTGAAGAGCTGACACAGAGACTAGAGGTGGAGAAGCGCATGAGG GACAATCTTGAGAAAGCTAAAACCCAGGAAACAATGAAATTACAGTCTGCATTGGAAGAGATGAGGCTTCAGCTTCAAGAAACTAAAGAGCTGCTCAAGAAGGAACGTGAGGCTGCCACAAAG ATCGTGGAACAAGAATCTGTTATACAAGAGGTCCAGGTTATAGATCAGGTGCAGGTCAACAAGCTTACAGCTGAAACTGAGCAGCTTAAG gttctTGTTAACTCATTGGAAAAGAAAATTGATGAAACAGAGAAAAAATATGAGGAAACAAGCAAAATAAGTGAGGAGCGATTGAAGCAAGCGCTGGATGCGGAGGCTAAGATAATCGAGTTGAAGCTTACAATGCAAAG GCTTGAAGAGAAACTTTCCGATATAGAAGACCAGCAGATTCTTCGGCAGCAAGCGTTACATTTACCTACTGGAAGAACTTCAAGCCGTTTCACC CCTTCTGAAAACGGTCATCAT GAACCACTGGCTGCAGTACCATCAAGAAGGTTTGGTACCGATTCTATGAGAAGATCCAATGCTGGAGCACAAGGAAAATGGTTTGGTACGGA TGTGGATATCCTAATCAAATGTGTCGGGCAAGATCTAGGGTTCAGCGAAGGGAAACCAGTGGCAGCATTTACCATATACAAATGCCTACTTCATTGGAATTCCTTTGAAGCAGAAAAAACTAACGTATTTGATCGTCTTATTCATATGATTGGTTCTGCGATAGAG gACGAGACAAACAATAATCACATGGCTTATTGGCTGTCCAACAGTGCAACATTGCTGTTTTTACTTCAGCATACACTGAAAACTACTGATTCAGCTCCAAGTAAACCGCCCCAACCAACATCATTTTTTGGTAGAATGGCGCAG AGTTTCCGGTCTTCTTCTGTCAACCTTGCAATTGGTGGTCTCGACACTGTACGTAAGGTTGAAGCAAAGCAGCCAGCTTTACTTTTTAAGCTACAGCTCAGTGCTTATGTCGAAAAAATTTATGGAATTGTTCGAGATAACTGGAAAAAGGACTTGTCTTCACTACTGACTTCATGTATCCAG GCATCTCAAGTATCAAAAGGCGGCTCCTTGCAATCACCACGGAAGTCCGTTGATGGTCCTTCCTCACCCACTCCCTGGGATGGCGTAATTGAGAGCCTAAATGGGCTTGTCAGTACACTGAAAGAAAATTAT GTTCATCCAGTTTTCGTCCAGAGAATTCTAAACCAGATATTCTCTTACATAAATGTTCAGCTTTTCAATAG CCTTCTCCTTCAAAGAGAGTGTTGTACATTCAGCAACGGGGAGTATGTAAAAGCTGGATTGCAAGAAATAGAACTTTGGTGCGGCAATATAAAAGAAGAG TACGTTGGTTCTTCTTTGGATGAATTAAAGCATGCGAGGCAGGCTGTAGGATTTTTG GTTATTAATCAGAAGTCAAGACTTACATCTGAAGATCTAACAACTGATCTCTGTCCC ATTCTGAGTAGTCAACAGTTGTATCGGATATGTACACTTTACTGGGATGAAGATTTTAATACTCAAGGTGTATCCCAAGAG GTCATTTCCAGTTTTAAGGATCAAGAAAACCAAGACGCTAATGATTCAAATGCAAATGATGCAGATAACAACTTTACATTGGATGATAATTCGag CATCCCAATCTCTGTTGAGGAGATTAACAGTTCCCTCAAGGACGTTGATTTTACCGGTGTAAAACCTGCAAATGAACTGCTTGAAAATGCAGCCTTCCAATTTTTACGCGAATAA